Proteins found in one Roseovarius pelagicus genomic segment:
- a CDS encoding transglycosylase SLT domain-containing protein, which produces MQHFNQTIRRANDPLTTVGPQVLPDAMSGRTMGALFSRCVLLILSLSVLTMVPQTGPTKASANLKERPSADAKICDHAAQQAAQTSNVPLSVLRAITRTETGRARGGALEPWPWTVNMEGAGRWFATETEAHAYVVKHHKRGARSFDVGCFQINYKWHGDQFSSIADMFDPFQNAAYAARFLSQLFSETGDWSSAAGAYHSRTPKYASRYSTRFDRIRKTVEGPMPARIAAVSASQTRQNSYPLLQAAGAAGRFGSLVPLDHSTRPALVALTVGGS; this is translated from the coding sequence GTGCAACACTTCAATCAGACCATCCGACGCGCGAATGATCCATTGACCACGGTTGGGCCGCAGGTATTGCCCGATGCCATGTCAGGCAGGACCATGGGTGCGTTGTTCAGTCGATGCGTGTTATTGATCTTATCGCTCAGCGTGCTGACGATGGTGCCGCAGACCGGCCCGACCAAGGCCAGTGCCAATCTGAAGGAAAGACCGTCTGCCGACGCGAAAATCTGTGATCATGCTGCACAACAGGCGGCGCAGACGTCCAATGTTCCACTATCGGTTTTGCGTGCCATTACCCGGACTGAGACGGGGCGCGCGCGTGGCGGCGCACTGGAGCCGTGGCCATGGACAGTGAACATGGAGGGGGCAGGCAGATGGTTCGCGACCGAGACAGAGGCACATGCCTATGTTGTGAAGCACCATAAGCGCGGTGCGCGCAGCTTTGACGTCGGGTGCTTTCAAATCAACTATAAATGGCACGGCGATCAGTTCAGTTCGATCGCGGACATGTTCGACCCGTTCCAGAATGCAGCATATGCGGCCCGCTTTCTCAGTCAGCTCTTTTCGGAAACCGGGGACTGGTCCAGCGCGGCGGGTGCCTATCATTCGCGGACGCCGAAATACGCGAGCCGCTATAGCACACGCTTTGACCGAATTCGTAAGACGGTCGAAGGCCCCATGCCTGCGCGGATAGCGGCCGTGTCGGCATCGCAGACACGGCAGAACAGTTATCCATTGTTGCAGGCGGCAGGTGCGGCGGGACGGTTCGGATCGTTGGTGCCGCTGGATCATTCGACGCGGCCTGCACTGGTCGCGCTGACGGTAGGAGGTTCCTGA
- a CDS encoding flagellar basal body P-ring protein FlgI — translation MNFLRFSLLALLFLSTLPAMASQIRIKDLVEFDGVRGNDLVGYGLVVGLNGTGDGLRNAPFTEEIMTNILERLGVNVTGEQFRPKNVAAVFVTGSLPPFARAGGQIDVTVSAIGDAGSLLGGTLVMTPMNAADGQIYAVAQGTIIAGGAVAEGDGATVIQGVPTAGVIPAGARVEREIDFELGGLSSLRLALREPDFTTAARIEAAINADLGRDVAVMVDSGTVQLDIARTRLRSPAHALAQIENIRVAPERKARVVVDQRSGTIVMGQDVRISRIAVSQGGLTLRIREAPVVVQPNPFSPGETVVLPRTDVDIEEEPGVGLAEVPPGTTLSEVVAGLNALGVAPRDMIDILKSIKAAGALHAEFVVR, via the coding sequence ATGAATTTTCTCCGTTTCAGCCTTTTGGCCCTGCTGTTTTTGTCAACGCTTCCCGCTATGGCGAGCCAGATCCGGATCAAGGATCTGGTCGAATTCGACGGCGTGCGGGGCAATGATCTGGTTGGTTACGGGCTGGTGGTTGGGTTGAACGGTACTGGCGACGGATTACGCAATGCGCCGTTTACCGAGGAGATCATGACAAATATCCTGGAGCGGCTGGGGGTCAATGTGACCGGTGAGCAATTTCGCCCGAAAAACGTTGCAGCGGTTTTTGTCACTGGCAGCCTGCCGCCCTTTGCGCGCGCGGGGGGGCAGATCGATGTGACCGTGTCAGCAATCGGTGATGCGGGCAGTCTGTTGGGTGGCACGCTGGTCATGACGCCGATGAATGCCGCAGACGGGCAGATTTATGCCGTGGCTCAGGGTACGATCATCGCTGGCGGCGCCGTCGCAGAAGGCGATGGGGCGACTGTAATACAGGGGGTGCCGACGGCTGGCGTGATCCCGGCGGGTGCGCGGGTGGAACGGGAGATCGATTTTGAACTTGGCGGCCTGAGCAGTCTGCGGTTGGCCCTGCGTGAACCGGATTTCACCACTGCGGCGCGGATCGAGGCCGCGATCAATGCTGATCTGGGGCGCGATGTCGCTGTCATGGTGGATTCCGGAACTGTCCAGTTGGATATCGCGCGGACCCGTTTGCGCTCGCCTGCGCACGCGTTGGCACAGATTGAAAACATCCGGGTCGCGCCTGAGCGCAAAGCGCGGGTTGTCGTGGATCAGCGGTCGGGGACGATCGTAATGGGGCAGGATGTGCGCATAAGTCGGATCGCGGTCAGCCAAGGTGGATTAACACTGCGCATTCGAGAAGCACCGGTCGTGGTACAGCCCAATCCCTTTTCCCCCGGTGAGACCGTCGTGTTGCCGCGGACGGATGTGGATATAGAGGAAGAGCCGGGAGTCGGACTGGCAGAGGTGCCTCCGGGCACAACACTGTCTGAAGTGGTCGCCGGCCTGAATGCATTGGGCGTGGCACCCCGCGATATGATCGACATCCTCAAGAGCATCAAGGCAGCTGGCGCGTTGCATGCCGAGTTTGTGGTACGCTGA
- a CDS encoding FliM/FliN family flagellar motor switch protein — MDDMQPQHPETSHPFSSVPIEITISVGKARPLIGDLLKMGKDTVLPLDKRVDDPVELYVGDRLIARGELEEIEGDSSGQLAVRLTEVADLRDGL; from the coding sequence ATGGATGATATGCAACCTCAGCACCCCGAGACCAGCCACCCTTTTTCCAGCGTGCCGATCGAGATAACCATATCCGTGGGCAAGGCCCGGCCACTGATCGGGGATCTGCTCAAGATGGGCAAAGACACTGTTCTTCCACTTGATAAACGGGTGGATGATCCGGTCGAACTATATGTCGGTGATCGTCTCATCGCCCGCGGTGAACTGGAAGAAATCGAAGGCGATTCTTCCGGCCAACTGGCGGTACGCCTGACCGAAGTTGCAGACCTTCGAGACGGGTTGTGA
- the fliF gene encoding flagellar basal-body MS-ring/collar protein FliF, with protein MNLQQITQLWATLDTRKRIVITLASVAMFAAILGLARLAASPNMSLLYSGLESGPAGEVVRALEQRGMAFEVRGGAIYVEGARRDALRMTLASEGLPTNSSQGYELLDSLSGFGTTSQMFDAAYWRAKEGELARTIISSPSISSARVHIASSGSNPFQRDIRASASVMVTPATGEIPAKHAQALRYLVASAVPGLTPEDVSVIDSNGGMIGAPDEAPANISEDRADALRLRVERLLAARVGPGNAVVEVSVDTVKTSQLIRERVIDPESRVAISTDTEERTDSAQDQAGGDVTVASNLPDGDAAGDGNSQSQTSESRERINYEVSETEREITEAPGAIKRLSVAVLVNGTSSPDAAGTLEFTPRPEEELEALRELVASAVGFDEARGDMITIKTMQFEIQPIAGTAAEPSLWASLGLDLMSIIQVAVLGFVAMVLGLFVVRPLLSRPAHDDRPASLAAPDSTALPAEAEQAIAPPIAPTDAVVKDALTPLNGEIDDSDLDPDSLPVISDWRQAPQNRALSSNMDVSEDAVSRLRNMIGERQEETIEILRNWLEGEEETV; from the coding sequence ATGAATTTGCAGCAGATCACGCAACTCTGGGCCACTCTGGACACCCGGAAACGTATCGTCATCACCCTTGCCAGTGTGGCGATGTTTGCCGCGATACTTGGACTGGCCCGCCTAGCCGCATCCCCGAACATGTCTTTGCTGTATTCCGGACTGGAAAGCGGCCCCGCGGGTGAAGTGGTGCGCGCACTGGAACAACGCGGCATGGCATTCGAGGTGCGCGGCGGCGCGATTTATGTCGAGGGCGCGCGCCGGGACGCCCTACGCATGACGCTGGCGAGCGAAGGACTACCGACCAACTCCAGTCAGGGTTATGAACTGCTCGACAGCCTCTCCGGCTTTGGCACCACGTCACAGATGTTCGACGCAGCCTATTGGCGCGCCAAGGAGGGAGAATTGGCGCGCACGATCATTTCCAGCCCTTCGATCAGCTCGGCGCGCGTACATATCGCCAGTTCCGGTTCCAACCCGTTTCAACGCGACATTCGTGCCTCTGCCTCGGTGATGGTGACCCCCGCCACGGGAGAGATTCCAGCGAAGCATGCACAGGCGTTGCGCTATCTCGTGGCCTCCGCAGTTCCCGGCCTGACCCCCGAGGATGTCTCGGTGATCGACAGTAATGGTGGCATGATCGGCGCCCCTGACGAGGCACCGGCGAATATCTCAGAGGACCGGGCAGATGCTTTGCGTCTGCGGGTCGAGCGGCTGCTGGCAGCCCGTGTCGGCCCCGGCAATGCGGTGGTCGAAGTCAGCGTGGACACCGTAAAGACCAGCCAGTTGATCCGCGAGCGGGTGATAGATCCCGAAAGCCGTGTGGCGATCAGCACCGACACCGAAGAGCGCACCGATTCGGCTCAGGATCAGGCCGGGGGCGATGTTACCGTCGCGTCGAACCTGCCCGATGGTGACGCTGCAGGCGATGGCAATTCGCAGAGCCAAACCAGCGAATCGCGCGAACGGATCAACTATGAGGTAAGCGAGACCGAACGCGAGATCACCGAAGCACCCGGCGCAATCAAACGGCTCAGCGTAGCGGTATTGGTCAACGGGACAAGCAGTCCAGATGCGGCCGGAACGCTAGAGTTCACCCCCCGCCCCGAAGAAGAGCTTGAAGCGTTGCGAGAGCTTGTTGCCTCAGCCGTCGGTTTTGATGAGGCGCGCGGCGACATGATCACCATCAAGACGATGCAGTTCGAAATTCAGCCGATTGCGGGGACAGCAGCAGAACCGTCGCTTTGGGCATCGCTTGGCCTTGATCTCATGTCGATAATTCAGGTTGCCGTGCTGGGCTTTGTCGCAATGGTTCTCGGTCTCTTCGTGGTCCGGCCTTTACTTTCGCGCCCCGCTCACGACGATAGGCCAGCCTCGTTGGCCGCCCCGGACTCGACCGCGCTGCCCGCTGAAGCGGAACAAGCGATTGCACCGCCGATCGCACCAACAGATGCGGTGGTCAAAGATGCGCTGACCCCCTTAAACGGTGAGATCGACGATAGCGATCTGGATCCAGATAGCCTGCCCGTCATTTCGGACTGGCGGCAGGCTCCGCAGAACCGCGCACTCTCGTCCAACATGGACGTCAGTGAGGACGCTGTTTCACGCCTGCGCAATATGATCGGCGAACGACAAGAGGAAACCATCGAAATCCTTCGTAACTGGCTGGAAGGCGAAGAGGAGACTGTCTGA
- the motA gene encoding flagellar motor stator protein MotA: protein MIGIIGIVIIFAMVFGGYLAAGGKLGIIMKALPFEMMIIGGAALGAFMLSTDAAGAKHTAKDIAKVFKGPKWKQADYRDLLCLLFELIRLGRQNPVAVEEHIEAPDESPIFGRYPKILSDKEAIALISDTIRSASMNYDDPHQVEEVLEKRMEANLHHALHSSHALQTVADGLPALGIVAAVLGVIKTMASIDQPPEILGKMIGGALVGTFLGVFLAYGLVGPFAAKLKAVVEEDAHFYQLIREVLVANLHNHAANICIEVGRQNTPSHRRPSFSELEEALKSVKQEAA, encoded by the coding sequence ATGATCGGCATCATCGGCATCGTAATCATCTTTGCGATGGTTTTTGGCGGCTATCTGGCGGCAGGCGGCAAGCTGGGCATCATTATGAAGGCGCTGCCGTTCGAGATGATGATCATTGGTGGTGCCGCCTTGGGTGCCTTCATGCTGAGCACCGATGCTGCCGGGGCAAAGCACACAGCCAAGGATATCGCCAAGGTGTTCAAGGGGCCAAAATGGAAGCAGGCGGACTATCGCGATCTGCTGTGTCTCCTGTTCGAACTTATTCGTTTGGGACGGCAGAATCCGGTGGCCGTCGAGGAGCATATCGAGGCGCCGGACGAATCCCCGATTTTTGGTCGATATCCTAAAATCCTGTCAGACAAGGAAGCTATTGCCCTGATCAGCGATACGATCCGCTCGGCTTCAATGAATTATGATGATCCGCATCAAGTCGAGGAAGTTCTGGAAAAGCGGATGGAGGCAAATCTGCATCACGCATTGCATTCCAGTCATGCATTGCAGACTGTCGCCGATGGGCTGCCCGCGCTTGGCATCGTGGCCGCCGTGCTGGGCGTGATCAAGACAATGGCATCGATCGATCAACCGCCGGAGATTCTGGGCAAGATGATCGGCGGCGCGTTGGTCGGCACATTTCTGGGCGTGTTTCTGGCATACGGACTGGTCGGCCCCTTTGCCGCCAAGCTTAAAGCGGTGGTGGAGGAAGATGCACATTTTTACCAACTAATCCGCGAAGTTCTGGTGGCCAATCTGCACAATCATGCCGCCAATATCTGCATTGAGGTTGGCCGACAGAATACGCCGTCGCATCGCAGACCCAGCTTCTCTGAGCTGGAGGAGGCACTGAAATCCGTCAAGCAGGAGGCGGCATAA
- a CDS encoding flagellar basal body-associated FliL family protein → MADKDHKDDETRGKPSKLPLILGVGLALAGGGGGFFAANTGLILAPESGGHDLTVTGTHDEHAKGHTQKTMPDIAYVPVDALVISLGDGATGAHLRFRAQLEVASQYRQEVETLMPRVVDVLNSYLRALETRDLADSTALVRLRAQMLRRIQIVTGAERVNDLLIMEFVLN, encoded by the coding sequence ATGGCCGATAAAGATCACAAAGATGACGAGACGCGTGGGAAACCCTCGAAACTGCCGCTTATTCTGGGGGTTGGCCTGGCGCTTGCCGGTGGCGGCGGCGGTTTTTTCGCTGCCAATACCGGGCTTATCCTTGCACCCGAATCGGGTGGGCACGACCTGACTGTGACGGGAACGCACGACGAGCATGCGAAGGGCCACACGCAAAAAACAATGCCCGACATCGCCTATGTTCCTGTGGATGCGCTGGTGATTTCGCTTGGTGACGGCGCGACCGGTGCGCACCTGCGGTTCCGCGCCCAACTGGAAGTGGCGAGCCAGTATCGGCAAGAGGTTGAAACTCTGATGCCGCGGGTCGTTGACGTGCTCAACAGCTACCTGCGCGCATTGGAAACCCGTGATCTGGCTGACAGTACCGCACTGGTACGGCTACGGGCGCAAATGCTGCGCAGGATCCAGATCGTGACCGGGGCAGAGCGTGTGAACGACCTGCTTATCATGGAATTCGTGCTGAACTGA
- a CDS encoding flagellin — MTLTSIGDLAQTFVMRRQNAALKSRMSQLTLELATGRSADLVRHLGGNMTWLSDIEHQTVVQGGYQTAAREAGITAGAMQSALGRVHELARDLGANAVVAGSTVGSTARNTAAVEARGALEAMIAALNISVAGRPVFAGTDLSTPPLLAGEGLLDAARSATAGAVTAADVASALDVFFGPGGGFETDVYQGNTDDVAAIRLGAGAAVQLSIRADDVALRSVMKNTVMTALADDPGLMLDDAARDTLIGWGAEGLLTQSDALVEIQANLGFAESRIAQAESRISSELSALEIARNTLTSVDPFDTASELEEVQFQLETIYTVTARSSRLNLASFLS; from the coding sequence ATGACGCTAACTTCTATTGGTGATCTCGCCCAAACTTTCGTCATGCGGCGGCAGAATGCGGCGTTGAAATCACGGATGTCTCAGCTGACGCTGGAACTGGCGACCGGGCGCAGCGCCGATCTGGTACGGCATCTCGGCGGCAACATGACCTGGCTCAGCGACATAGAGCATCAAACCGTAGTGCAAGGCGGCTATCAAACCGCTGCTCGAGAGGCGGGGATCACCGCGGGTGCGATGCAATCGGCGCTGGGGCGGGTTCACGAACTGGCGCGTGATCTGGGTGCAAATGCGGTGGTCGCAGGTAGCACGGTAGGCTCCACTGCGCGCAATACAGCCGCGGTAGAGGCGCGCGGAGCATTGGAGGCGATGATTGCTGCGCTGAACATCAGTGTTGCGGGCCGCCCCGTTTTCGCCGGTACGGATCTGTCTACCCCGCCATTGCTCGCTGGAGAGGGGCTTTTGGATGCGGCTCGCAGTGCCACGGCGGGGGCTGTTACTGCCGCAGATGTAGCTTCGGCGCTGGACGTTTTCTTCGGACCGGGAGGGGGTTTTGAGACGGATGTATATCAAGGAAACACCGATGATGTCGCCGCCATCCGGCTTGGGGCGGGAGCAGCGGTGCAACTATCAATCCGGGCCGACGACGTGGCGCTGCGCAGCGTGATGAAGAACACGGTCATGACCGCGCTTGCGGATGATCCGGGACTGATGCTGGACGATGCTGCGCGTGACACACTGATAGGTTGGGGCGCAGAAGGGTTGCTGACGCAGAGTGATGCTCTGGTCGAAATTCAAGCCAATCTGGGCTTTGCCGAAAGTCGTATTGCGCAGGCTGAAAGCCGTATCTCAAGCGAGTTGAGCGCGCTGGAAATTGCGCGAAATACGCTGACCTCCGTGGACCCGTTCGACACAGCGAGCGAGTTGGAAGAAGTGCAGTTCCAGCTCGAGACGATTTACACAGTCACCGCGCGTTCTTCGCGCCTGAACCTGGCGAGTTTCCTGTCATGA
- a CDS encoding MotE family protein: MTTPPQPRRRRGARAGRGALVVIAGLLVGSAMLRMGHDAGQVLARSDASIDVSSLDAVQTAASTCDVAPDLQLMLDRFQTREAHIEAQEAAMAERMQALKLADREVERKLTRLVAAEEALRTTIALADNAAEGDIARLTKVYESMKPKNAAALFEEMNAEFAAGFLGRMRPEAAAGIMANLTPGSAHRFSVVLAGRNAGVPTE, encoded by the coding sequence ATGACGACCCCACCACAACCCCGCCGCCGACGGGGGGCAAGGGCCGGGCGCGGTGCTCTGGTGGTCATTGCCGGGCTATTGGTTGGCTCGGCGATGTTGAGGATGGGACATGACGCAGGTCAGGTTCTGGCTCGATCCGACGCATCGATTGATGTGTCGTCTCTGGATGCCGTTCAGACCGCAGCTTCAACGTGCGACGTGGCCCCGGATTTGCAGTTGATGCTGGATCGTTTCCAGACGCGTGAAGCCCATATCGAAGCACAGGAAGCAGCGATGGCAGAGCGGATGCAAGCGCTCAAGCTGGCTGACCGGGAAGTGGAGCGTAAACTGACCCGGCTGGTAGCCGCCGAAGAGGCATTGCGAACCACGATCGCACTGGCCGACAACGCCGCAGAAGGTGACATCGCGCGGCTGACCAAAGTGTACGAGAGTATGAAACCGAAGAATGCGGCAGCGCTCTTTGAAGAGATGAATGCCGAATTCGCCGCCGGTTTTCTGGGTCGAATGCGGCCCGAAGCGGCGGCAGGTATCATGGCCAACCTCACGCCCGGTTCGGCCCACCGGTTCAGCGTCGTGCTGGCGGGGAGGAATGCAGGTGTGCCGACAGAATAA
- the fliP gene encoding flagellar type III secretion system pore protein FliP (The bacterial flagellar biogenesis protein FliP forms a type III secretion system (T3SS)-type pore required for flagellar assembly.), with translation MKRRAIGLGAVLSVLITVDPALAQGISISLGDGSGGSLSGQTLQLIALITVLSLAPGLAIMITCFPFIVTVLAILRQGIGLQQSPPNMLIVSLALFLTYFVMEPVFIQAWTAGIEPLLSETLSMEEAVIRTLQPFRIFMAGRLDPDTFSAIAALRPDAVQIAPGPDAPLSVLIPSFLLSEIARAFQIGFLVFLPFLIIDLVVAAILMSMGMMMVPPAIVSLPFKLAFFVIADGWALIAGSLVRGYF, from the coding sequence GTGAAGCGGCGCGCCATCGGGCTGGGGGCCGTACTGAGTGTTCTCATCACGGTTGACCCTGCTCTCGCACAAGGCATCTCGATATCGCTTGGGGATGGCAGTGGAGGATCTCTTTCGGGGCAAACCTTGCAGTTGATCGCGCTCATTACTGTATTGAGCCTTGCACCGGGTTTGGCGATCATGATCACCTGCTTTCCCTTCATCGTTACAGTGTTAGCAATTCTGCGGCAGGGGATTGGGCTACAACAATCACCACCGAACATGCTGATCGTCAGCCTTGCGCTCTTTTTGACCTATTTCGTTATGGAGCCGGTATTCATTCAGGCTTGGACAGCGGGCATCGAACCATTGTTAAGCGAAACACTGTCAATGGAAGAGGCTGTCATACGCACACTGCAGCCGTTCCGTATCTTCATGGCCGGTCGGCTCGACCCGGATACATTTTCGGCGATAGCCGCCTTGCGTCCCGATGCTGTTCAGATCGCGCCGGGCCCAGATGCGCCGCTTTCGGTTCTGATTCCCAGTTTTCTCCTGTCGGAAATTGCCCGCGCTTTCCAGATCGGATTTCTGGTGTTTCTGCCGTTCCTGATCATAGACTTAGTCGTCGCCGCGATTCTGATGTCGATGGGTATGATGATGGTACCACCCGCCATCGTCTCGCTCCCGTTCAAGCTGGCATTCTTCGTGATCGCAGACGGCTGGGCGTTGATTGCAGGCAGTCTGGTACGTGGATATTTCTGA
- a CDS encoding flagellar hook protein FlgE: protein MTISSSLNAGVAALSANATRLAAISDNIANSATYGYKRVETDFQSLVISSGGGSYSAGGVRSETQRLIDQGGSLVTTSNATDLAVRGRGMLPVARAAEVEVGNGDSQMLLTTTGSFRTDSNGILRTESGLVLLGWPANPDGTVPEFPRDTSDGLEPVQINVNQLTGEPTTELNLGLNLPATDTAATADGIPQELSVEYFDNLGKSENIKIDFTPTIPGTGNSNEWTMTLMDSAQGNAVIGEYTLSFDDSRASGGTLLSVVAGAAGGAYDGANGSVIVNVAGGPMEVKIGRLGASDGLTQLSDSFAPLSISKDGSPVGNMTSAEVDENGFVHASFDTGITRIIYQVPLVDLPNPNGMVSLDQQTFLPSPESGSFFLWDAGDGPTGDVVSFAREESATDVAGELTDMIQTQRAYSSNAKVIQTVDEMLQETTNIKR from the coding sequence ATGACAATCTCATCCTCGTTGAATGCCGGGGTGGCGGCGCTGAGCGCGAATGCCACCCGGTTGGCGGCGATTTCCGACAACATCGCGAATTCGGCCACCTACGGCTATAAACGTGTCGAGACTGATTTCCAGTCCTTGGTGATCAGTTCCGGTGGCGGCAGCTACTCCGCCGGTGGTGTTCGATCCGAAACCCAGCGACTGATCGATCAGGGGGGATCGCTGGTGACGACATCAAATGCGACCGATCTGGCAGTGCGTGGGCGCGGCATGTTGCCTGTCGCCCGGGCCGCCGAGGTCGAGGTCGGCAATGGTGACAGTCAAATGCTGCTGACGACGACCGGATCGTTTCGCACCGATTCGAATGGCATCCTGCGCACTGAATCAGGGCTGGTCCTACTGGGATGGCCTGCCAATCCGGACGGGACGGTGCCGGAGTTTCCGCGCGACACCAGCGACGGGCTGGAGCCGGTACAGATCAACGTGAACCAATTGACAGGGGAACCCACGACCGAGCTGAACCTCGGGCTGAACCTTCCCGCAACAGATACGGCAGCGACGGCTGACGGTATCCCGCAAGAACTGTCGGTGGAGTATTTCGATAATCTGGGGAAATCCGAGAACATCAAGATCGACTTTACGCCGACGATCCCCGGAACGGGCAATTCCAACGAGTGGACGATGACGCTGATGGATTCCGCGCAGGGTAATGCCGTGATTGGCGAATACACACTGAGCTTTGACGACTCGCGCGCGTCGGGTGGTACGTTGTTGAGCGTGGTCGCCGGTGCAGCCGGGGGTGCCTATGACGGAGCAAACGGCAGCGTTATCGTGAACGTTGCGGGCGGCCCGATGGAGGTGAAGATCGGCCGACTTGGGGCGTCTGACGGATTGACGCAACTCTCTGACAGCTTTGCCCCGCTGTCCATCTCAAAGGATGGATCGCCGGTGGGCAACATGACCTCGGCGGAGGTCGATGAAAACGGGTTCGTGCACGCATCTTTCGATACCGGAATCACGCGGATCATTTATCAGGTACCGCTGGTCGATCTGCCGAACCCCAATGGTATGGTTTCGCTGGATCAGCAGACCTTCCTGCCTTCGCCCGAGAGCGGATCATTCTTTCTATGGGATGCCGGTGACGGGCCGACGGGGGATGTGGTGTCCTTTGCCCGCGAGGAAAGTGCGACAGATGTGGCTGGTGAGTTGACGGATATGATCCAGACGCAACGGGCCTATTCATCCAATGCCAAGGTGATCCAGACCGTTGATGAGATGTTGCAGGAAACGACAAACATCAAACGCTAG
- the flgK gene encoding flagellar hook-associated protein FlgK has protein sequence MSISSALSNALSGLTANARAVSVVSDNLANMHTEGYGRREIGLMSNQHGSSGGVRVVGITRHVDAAVLGDRRMAQSELGHAETHTAFIAGIQSVIGTPDQVGSLSARITAFEASLITAASRPDAQDRLQAVSMRGFELAATFAGVSDDIQGRRQAAEGAIAVGVETVNAALEQVQDLNRQILSSRMRRGDTASLEDHRQIVIDRIAEYIPVREVPRDNGSIALMTPGGATLLDGSVARLGFERSNVIMPHMTLENGLLSGLTLNGEVVAASGGRSPLNGGRLSAFFEVRDALALDAQTQIDALARDMIERFQDSGVDTTLAMGQAGLFTDAGNVFAALDEVGIAARIELNPLVDLGQGGDLRRLRDGLGAAVPGPTGEAALLNAMAEALSSRRALASGDLGNGAGSVSAHVGSLASRLGQQQMTAEGAASFARASTVEMQERLLENGVDSDVETQRLLLIEQAYSANARMIQTLDEMMQTLLRI, from the coding sequence ATGAGCATATCCAGTGCCCTGAGCAATGCATTGAGCGGGCTGACCGCCAATGCGCGTGCGGTCAGTGTCGTTTCTGACAACCTCGCGAATATGCATACCGAAGGATATGGCAGGCGCGAAATCGGGCTAATGTCTAACCAGCATGGCAGCAGTGGTGGTGTGCGCGTGGTCGGAATCACCCGGCACGTTGATGCGGCTGTGCTCGGGGATCGACGCATGGCACAGAGCGAACTGGGACATGCTGAAACGCATACCGCGTTCATCGCCGGGATACAGAGCGTGATTGGCACGCCTGATCAGGTCGGGTCGTTAAGCGCGCGCATAACCGCGTTTGAAGCCAGCCTGATCACCGCCGCGTCACGCCCTGACGCGCAGGACCGATTGCAGGCCGTGTCGATGCGCGGGTTCGAGCTGGCAGCGACGTTTGCGGGGGTTTCTGATGATATTCAGGGGCGACGTCAAGCGGCAGAGGGTGCGATTGCAGTTGGTGTGGAAACCGTGAATGCCGCGCTTGAGCAGGTGCAGGATCTCAACCGCCAGATTTTATCATCGCGTATGCGGAGGGGTGATACGGCTAGCCTTGAGGACCACCGCCAGATCGTAATCGACCGGATCGCAGAGTATATCCCCGTGCGAGAAGTGCCGCGCGACAATGGTAGCATCGCGTTGATGACCCCCGGTGGTGCGACCCTACTCGACGGCTCGGTGGCGCGTCTGGGCTTTGAGCGCAGCAATGTGATCATGCCGCACATGACGCTTGAGAATGGCCTGCTGTCGGGGTTGACGCTGAACGGTGAGGTGGTCGCCGCGTCGGGTGGGCGCAGTCCGCTCAACGGTGGTCGGCTGTCGGCCTTTTTTGAGGTGCGCGATGCTTTGGCGCTGGATGCACAGACCCAGATTGATGCGCTTGCACGGGATATGATCGAGCGGTTTCAGGACTCTGGCGTGGATACAACGCTGGCTATGGGTCAGGCTGGCCTGTTTACCGACGCGGGCAATGTCTTTGCGGCACTGGATGAGGTGGGGATCGCTGCCCGGATCGAGCTGAATCCGTTGGTCGATCTCGGACAGGGCGGCGACTTGCGGCGCCTGCGCGACGGGCTTGGTGCGGCGGTTCCCGGCCCGACGGGAGAGGCCGCATTGCTGAATGCAATGGCCGAGGCGCTATCGTCCCGGCGCGCGCTTGCGTCAGGCGACCTGGGCAACGGAGCGGGCTCTGTGTCGGCACATGTCGGCAGCCTTGCATCGCGGCTGGGCCAGCAGCAGATGACGGCAGAAGGTGCCGCGAGTTTTGCCCGCGCCAGCACTGTCGAGATGCAAGAGAGGTTACTGGAGAACGGTGTGGATTCGGATGTCGAGACACAGCGCCTGCTGCTGATTGAGCAGGCCTATAGCGCCAACGCCCGCATGATCCAGACGCTCGATGAAATGATGCAAACCCTTCTGAGGATCTGA